Proteins from one Penicillium digitatum chromosome 2, complete sequence genomic window:
- a CDS encoding uracil-DNA glycosylase, whose product MSDLPTIRIGYVPEHYLTPLHLALRSPAVASLPFKIAATPFPSGTGHMITSLRGNEIDLAIGLTEGWVAGLAGKQQASQTRADADGGYKVVGHWVDNPLRWAIVTGSNRDDINAVSDLKDQRVGVSRLGSGSHIMSFVLAQQQGWKADSLTTVPLGPFGPLRDGVSGLDSSKPDQAANPSAEFFMWEEFTTKPYFHPTSERPNPPLKKIGEIFTPWPSWMIVASTLLFPSPEQDQRLQSLFQALDQGIKEFRADPAQVVNLLGTGELGCNYIEEDATEWLKDVKFTNATRGVDDKIIGGVVHVLKVAGVIDSAMSNDEAIQRVIGIKR is encoded by the exons ATGTCTGACCTACCTACAATCCGCATTGGATATGTGCCCG AGCACTACCTAACCCCACTCCATCTGGCCCTCCGCTCACCGGCCGTGGCCTCCCTCCCATTCAAAATCGCCGCAACCCCCTTCCCATCCGGGACGGGCCATATGATCACCTCCCTGCGCGGCAATGAAATTGACCTCGCCATCGGTTTGACAGAAGGCTGGGTTGCAGGCTTGGCCGGGAAGCAGCAAGCAAGTCAGACCCGAGCAGATGCAGACGGAGGATACAAGGTCGTCGGCCACTGGGTGGATAACCCTTTGCGCTGGGCTATAGTGACTGGTAGTAATCGGGATGACATAAATGCAGTATCGGACTTGAAGGACCAGAGGGTTGGAGTGAGCCGACTAGGAAG TGGCTCTCATATCATGTCCTTCGTCCTTGCCCAGCAGCAAGGCTGGAAAGCCGACTCCCTGACTACCGTCCCTCTAGGACCCTTCGGACCCTTACGGGATGGTGTGTCTGGCCTTGACAGCTCAAAGCCCGACCAGGCTGCGAACCCATCGGCTGAGTTCTTCATGTGGGAGGAATTTACCACAAAGCCGTACTTCCATCCTACATCTGAGAGACCGAACCCACCGCTTAAGAAGATTGGCGAGATTTTCACGCCCTGGCCTTCGTGGATGATTGTCGCTTCTACGTTACTGTTCCCTAGCCCTGAGCAAGATCAGAGATTGCAGAGTCTCTTCCAGGCTCTGGATCAGGGAATCAAGGAATTTCGGGCTGATCCTGCGCAGGTTGTGAATCTTTTGGGTACTGGCGAGCTTGGTTGCAATTatattgaagaagatgcGACGGAATGGCTCAAGGATGTCAAGTTCACTAATGCGACTCGTGGCGTTGATGATAAGATTATTGGAGGTGTTGTCCATGTGCTTAAGGTGGCTGGTGTTATTGACTCGGCTATGAGCAATGACGAAGCTATCCAGCGAGTCATCGGCATCAAGAGGTAG
- a CDS encoding HC-toxin synthetase: MTPPTAQLSNTPSDQAISLVQKVTNAASGDLIAPFTLLGKSGLCPSEAITQAAAQCNVSENVIEDVFPCTPLQEGMMATTVKRPGQYVRRWVFRLAEKVAMGRFIQTWDELVEQHPILRTRIFQTSAQTMLQAVIAHSPRCSSATHLDVDQYIAEDDTRTFGLGSPLVRFALVTQTRSDHRFFVLTMHHAIIDGISIVMLLDEIEVKCQENFCKSASAKRLIPAPFQSLVKHQIDMESEGLKYWEQKLQCSNPAVFPKLPSQNYDPKANEILEYRMTDVPCLQKNGIRLSTAVWAAWAILQASYTHSSDVVFGVPVTGRQQIPVPGIQHLMAPTVATVPLQVQIDWDVCLDTFLRKLQSQVTDMYPFAHVGLQKIRQMGSVGDQASRFQTIMGVQRRAVVKPRDNNTFHYDSERSARDLGVFNGNALMIECQIDADGLRLLISSDSVVIKRNQVLRLAQQLEHVLRQICAKESQSIHLRHIETLSPQDVRDIQQWNENRPARVNRYVHDLIAEHVDERPEAPAICAWDGSLTYREFDDLSNRLALHLLQLEVRRGKIVPLCCERSMWTFVSMLAVMKTGAAFVFLDEALPLERMREIVTQTRAEVLLTSYDCLEKASGTEVPNIVMAGAGADWLEYSYDSVRTCPEDLRSQHARGSPADSLYIAFTSGSTGKPKGAVITHSGYASVASAHKGPMGLNQNSRMLHFASYSFDASNFEALTTFIAGGCLCVPSEDMRKNDLASAITKLQVNAMFLTPTVSRLLTPDDIPTVKIMLLGGEPIMDSDIAFWNSHLHLKIVYGPTECSAICCCLPDTSNDDAGTIGLGTGASLWVVDPFDHHKLAPVGAIGELILEGPVIGNGYLNNAEKTAMAFVDRPNWHSSVLEHHYDESFSWYRTGDLVQYREDGLLKYVGRKDQQVKLHGQRFELAEVEIHLRKVWKEAKDVVAAIITPVGGKATLAAFIWLEQSSKDKQNLCREIFPSSAPAQFSSQAHEIQAELHALLPSYMVPSLFIPLYFMPQRVSGKIDKAFLCSHAATFTRPELETFMGTKPESREASTWAEEMIGAIIHDLLQTENIPSPNDNFFRLGGDSIVAMKLVQRVRRAKMTLNIADIFQSPKLCDLALLIQQRHEDAYHASSSSPSTSSNTSSPLLTSSLESSCLSLPQLMPFSMVSPQTRDEVFEEILSHCGVTPQEVEDIYPCTPLQEGLVSLSIGNPGTYIRRDRYLLPPTIDPGRVKDAWMQVIDANPILRTRIYHPRTGDKALQIVLSTTVEWKTCEVESLHDAIALNAGRKGAMGFLDPLLRLTLISERNSDKLLLEVTLHHALYDSLSIEQIFGQVEASYRGNQAHCRPFAPFIEQIERSLLSGKLFWSMQLDGATQNSAIFPTVPDENYIPRPTEKMESSISILPGHQHLGYTLNIQLRMAWAMTMFQYASSSDVVFGVTVTGRNGDLPGLDLVTGPTFATIPIRAIRNDSNTVEETLSSFQSQMIEAIPFEHCGLQNISSVSKDAALACGFQTLLIIQSAAGKQEDSCEKKLIFASPVIESPRANTQADTYALTIECAPQGDIITVRAIFDSALLPVQTIKRVLQLFSHVFHEIPHDPSRRIGEISMITKEDQSQLAAWNSTLLEKPILDDEKWKPCSVYDLIQRQCHAHPSDFAISAWDGNLTYEQLNLQASIFAAHLAQNTTVGPEMIVPLCFEKSLWTTVAMLGVMKTGAAFVLLDPSSQPAHRMQGICKQVNAKFVVCSKSCVPNFEQLPGTSTFILDDQILDEVQSSQHLISGHGLLPPTHKNSLYVVFTSGSTGQPKGIVIEHGGYAITALARQSTLGLHRGSRVLQFASYAFDVSIENTLDTLIAGGCVCVPSELQRKTDFARIADEFQVTYADLTPSVARLLSPSDIPTVKTMVLGGEAMANEDVKRWASEVRLVNAYGPAECAVTATVQHVRAVGTCSNADASKIGRTFPTAGTWVVDQSDHQRLLPIGLTGELVIEGPLVGRGYLNCGNESSRSTTFLQDQPSWRSQFSSFLGPMISRMYCTGDLVQYNTDGSLKYLGRKDQQVKIHGQRIELGEIESQLRMVFPSATDVLVDVSATSKNPRPSLISFVSCLGTKEETKNGADTTILPSTPCFRRQIAEAEAKLHEVLPRYMVPMVFIPVRSIPQTAAGKADRRTLCQAASALSLEQTESYMISRDEVRAPSTAMEKALQVLWAKVLGILPETINASDGFFRVGGNSILAMKLAGLAKLEGIKLSVPDLFANKSLELLAFELNASAHVKAEATVPCFDWDLEAAIPQSLDDELQLCLRDEFRRQNELTFNKRGVEIVLTGSTGHLGGEILRQLVGRADIRCIHCVAVRRPDPHAVPNWSAHDNFDWKTLFDQKVKVYQGDLSLPRIGLSEDDEANILSNCRAIIHCGALVSFVRSYDLMRDVNVGSTRYLAGLAVKASMAFHFISTVGVNCAPNQEHTIIEETSAAHAHPSSDGAGGYIASKWVSEIFLERVNARYGLPVSIHRPSNVVGPNASKDDIINNLLDTCRRIGMVPKLPGWIGYFDLIGAEVAASNIVGSLDESLQIDHNVNSTHDVQYRHESGGAVIPIDALKSVMEKTEGRTIRLVDLDEWMQDARLNAGTSDLVLEFLRMRKGKGVCMPLIRNNRTAWFAGGATPGGILGKGKLSEMKGRKIREVTSLV, from the coding sequence ATGACCCCACCAACTGCCCAGCTGAGTAATACTCCCTCAGACCAGGCAATATCGTTGGTGCAAAAGGTCACAAACGCAGCTTCGGGTGATTTGATCGCCCCGTTCACCTTGCTCGGCAAATCTGGATTATGCCCGAGCGAAGCCATAACTCAGGCAGCAGCACAGTGCAATGTATCCGAGAACGTGATCGAGGATGTATTCCCTTGCACACCTCTGCAAGAAGGTATGATGGCAACAACAGTCAAGCGACCAGGACAATATGTGAGGCGATGGGTGTTTCGCCTAGCAGAGAAAGTCGCGATGGGTCGTTTCATCCAAACGTGGGATGAGCTTGTGGAACAACATCCTATCTTGCGGACTCGAATCTTTCAAACTTCGGCCCAAACAATGTTGCAAGCAGTAATTGCACATAGCCCCCGGTGCTCATCGGCCACTCATCTGGATGTTGATCAATATATCGCGGAGGACGACACCCGGACTTTCGGATTGGGTAGTCCATTGGTCCGATTTGCCTTGGTTACGCAGACACGCAGTGATCATCGATTCTTTGTACTGACCATGCATCATGCCATTATCGACGGCATTTCTATTGTGATGCTCCTCGACGAGATTGAAGTCAAGTGCCAAGAGAATTTCTGCAAATCCGCGTCGGCAAAACGTCTCATCCCTGCCCCTTTCCAATCCCTCGTGAAGCATCAAATCGACATGGAGAGCGAAGGGTTGAAATATTGGGAGCAAAAGCTGCAATGCTCAAATCCAGCGGTTTTTCCAAAGCTCCCATCTCAAAACTACGACCCCAAGGCGAATGAAATCCTAGAATACCGGATGACTGACGTCCCCTGTCTTCAAAAGAATGGAATTCGACTCTCAACTGCGGTTTGGGCTGCCTGGGCAATTCTTCAAGCATCATACACGCATTCATCAGACGTTGTCTTCGGTGTTCCAGTAACTGGGCGACAACAGATCCCAGTCCCAGGTATTCAACACCTGATGGCCCCAACTGTTGCCACGGTACCTCTCCAGGTTCAAATTGACTGGGATGTCTGTTTAGATACTTTCCTTCGAAAATTACAGTCCCAGGTAACCGACATGTATCCCTTTGCCCATGTGGGTCTACAGAAAATCCGACAGATGGGCTCAGTGGGGGACCAAGCGAGCCGATTTCAAACCATAATGGGGGTACAACGTCGCGCAGTGGTGAAACCTCGCGACAATAACACTTTTCATTACGACAGCGAGCGCAGCGCTAGAGATCTTGGAGTTTTCAACGGCAATGCTCTGATGATCGAGTGCCAGATCGATGCCGATGGTTTACGTCTCCTGATCAGCTCGGACTCTGTGGTGATCAAAAGAAATCAGGTTCTGAGATTGGCCCAGCAGTTGGAGCATGTCCTACGCCAAATTTGCGCCAAAGAATCGCAGTCCATTCATTTAAGGCATATTGAGACTCTTAGTCCCCAAGATGTACGCGATATTCAACAGTGGAACGAAAATCGCCCTGCCAGAGTGAATCGATATGTGCATGATCTCATTGCAGAGCACGTAGACGAGCGCCCTGAAGCTCCCGCAATTTGTGCGTGGGATGGTAGCTTGACTTATCGGGAATTTGATGACCTGTCAAATCGGCTGGCTCTTCATCTTTTGCAACTTGAAGTTCGTCGGGGGAAAATTGTACCTCTATGCTGTGAGAGATCTATGTGGACTTTCGTTTCTATGCTCGCAGTGATGAAGACCGGTGCTGCGTTTGTTTTCCTCGATGAAGCACTTCCGCTCGAGCGTATGAGAGAAATCGTCACGCAAACCAGAGCTGAAGTGCTTCTCACGTCATATGACTGTCTGGAAAAGGCTTCTGGGACTGAGGTGCCAAATATTGTTATGGCTGGTGCGGGTGCAGACTGGTTGGAATATTCCTATGATTCAGTAAGAACCTGCCCGGAAGATCTTCGCTCTCAGCATGCTAGGGGAAGCCCTGCAGATTCATTGTACATCGCGTTTACATCGGGCTCTACAGGGAAGCCAAAGGGGGCAGTCATAACGCACAGCGGGTACGCCTCGGTAGCCAGCGCGCATAAAGGTCCTATGGGATTGAACCAAAATTCTCGGATGCTACATTTTGCTTCCTACTCCTTCGATGCTAGCAATTTTGAGGCCCTCACAACATTCATTGCTGGTGGATGCCTCTGTGTTCCATCAGAGGATATGCGCAAAAATGACTTGGCATCGGCCATCACAAAACTTCAGGTCAACGCCATGTTTTTGACACCGACTGTCAGCCGACTGCTGACCCCGGATGACATTCCCACAGTTAAGATCATGTTGCTTGGCGGTGAACCAATAATGGACAGTGATATTGCATTCTGGAATTCGCACTTGCATTTGAAGATTGTTTATGGCCCAACAGAATGTTCAGCCATCTGCTGTTGCCTACCGGATACTTCAAATGATGATGCAGGTACTATTGGCCTTGGGACTGGGGCCAGCCTGTGGGTTGTTGACCCCTTTGATCATCATAAATTAGCTCCAGTTGGAGCAATCGGCGAGCTCATTCTTGAAGGACCTGTAATTGGAAACGGCTATCTGAACAATGCCGAGAAAACAGCAATGGCATTTGTTGATCGGCCCAACTGGCACTCCAGTGTTCTCGAACATCATTACGACGAAAGCTTCTCTTGGTACCGGACCGGCGACTTGGTCCAATACCGAGAGGATGGCTTGCTTAAATATGTCGGACGAAAGGACCAACAAGTTAAGCTTCACGGGCAGCGGTTTGAGCTCGCTGAGGTTGAGATCCATCTTCGCAAGGTGTGGAAAGAAGCCAAGGATGTAGTTGCAGCCATTATTACGCCAGTTGGTGGAAAAGCGACCCTGGCCGCCTTTATATGGCTCGAGCAATCCTCAAAAGACAAACAGAACTTGTGCAGGGAGATCTTTCCGAGCTCTGCCCCAGCCCAGTTTTCTAGTCAGGCCCACGAAATTCAGGCCGAGCTTCATGCTCTACTTCCGAGCTACATGGTTCCCAGTCTTTTCATTCCACTGTATTTCATGCCACAGCGAGTGTCCGGCAAGATTGATAAAGCATTTCTTTGTTCGCATGCCGCAACTTTCACTCGACCGGAACTAGAGACCTTTATGGGCACAAAACCAGAGAGCCGAGAAGCATCTACGTGGGCTGAGGAGATGATTGGGGCAATTATTCACGATCTGCTTCAAACCGAAAACATACCGAGTCCAAACGACAACTTTTTCCGACTTGGAGGCGATTCAATCGTCGCAATGAAGCTCGTTCAGCGCGTGCGTCGTGCCAAAATGACCTTGAATATCGCAGACATTTTCCAATCACCAAAACTCTGTGATCTTGCCTTGCTCATTCAACAAAGACATGAAGATGCCTatcatgcttcttcgtcgtCACCTTCCACCTCATCCAACACTTCGTCGCCTTTATTGACCTCGTCTTTGGAATCATCATGTCTCAGCCTTCCACAGCTTATGCCGTTTTCCATGGTAAGCCCACAGACTCGGGATGAGGTATTTGAGGAGATTCTCTCCCACTGCGGTGTAACCCCACAAGAAGTCGAGGACATCTACCCTTGCACGCCCCTACAGGAAGGGTTGGTTTCATTGAGCATTGGTAACCCTGGCACCTATATCCGACGGGATAGGTATCTGCTGCCGCCGACCATTGACCCAGGTCGTGTGAAAGATGCATGGATGCAAGTGATTGATGCCAATCCAATTCTGCGAACCCGCATCTATCACCCCAGAACAGGGGATAAAGCTTTGCAGATTGTTCTCAGCACCACTGTGGAGTGGAAAACGTGCGAGGTGGAAAGCCTGCACGATGCTATAGCCCTCAATGCTGGGAGAAAAGGAGCAATGGGGTTTCTTGACCCGCTGCTGCGGCTCACACTGATCAGCGAGCGAAACAGCGATAAACTTCTGCTGGAAGTGACTTTGCACCATGCCCTTTACGATTCCTTGTCCATCGAGCAGATCTTTGGTCAGGTCGAGGCTTCTTACCGGGGTAACCAAGCGCATTGCCGGCCCTTTGCCCCATTTATCGAACAAATCGAGCGCTCGCTGCTTTCAGGGAAATTATTTTGGTCAATGCAGCTTGATGGAGCCACGCAAAATTCGGCCATATTTCCCACAGTTCCTGACGAAAATTACATACCGCGCCCTACCGAGAAGATGGAAAGTTCGATATCTATCTTACCAGGACATCAACACCTTGGGTATACGTTAAATATCCAGTTACGCATGGCGTGGGCTATGACAATGTTCCAATATGCATCATCCAGTGACGTTGTCTTCGGGGTCACCGTCACAGGTCGTAACGGTGACCTACCGGGACTCGACCTGGTTACAGGGCCAACCTTTGCGACAATACCAATCAGGGCTATTCGCAACGATTCGAACACAGTTGAGGAAACTCTATCTTCATTCCAAAGCCAGATGATCGAAGCTATCCCCTTTGAGCATTGTGGATTGCAGAACATATCCTCTGTCAGCAAAGATGCAGCACTGGCATGTGGCTTCCAGACGTTGCtcatcattcaatcggcAGCAGGCAAGCAAGAAGACAGCTGTGAAAAGAAATTGATATTTGCATCGCCTGTGATTGAAAGCCCACGAGCAAATACTCAAGCTGACACATATGCTTTAACAATTGAGTGTGCGCCACAAGGTGATATTATCACCGTGAGGGCTATTTTTGACTCAGCTCTGCTTCCAGTTCAGACAATTAAGCGAGTGCTGCAGTTGTTCTCACATGTATTCCATGAGATACCCCATGATCCATCCCGCCGAATCGGTGAAATCAGCATGATCACCAAAGAGGATCAAAGCCAGCTAGCTGCTTGGAACTCAACTCTGTTGGAAAAACCTATTCTTGACGACGAAAAATGGAAGCCTTGCTCGGTGTATGACCTGATTCAGCGCCAATGTCACGCCCATCCTAGTGATTTCGCCATCTCTGCGTGGGACGGTAATTTGACATACGAACAGCTCAACCTACAGGCATCTATCTTCGCAGCTCATCTTGCTCAAAATACAACAGTTGGACCGGAAATGATTGTTCCACTATGCTTTGAAAAGTCCTTGTGGACAACCGTGGCCATGTTGGGTGTCATGAAGACCGGGGCTGCATTTGTCCTTCTGGATCCGTCGTCACAGCCTGCTCATCGAATGCAAGGAATATGCAAGCAGGTCAATGCCAAGTTTGTTGTATGCTCGAAGAGTTGTGTTCCAAATTTCGAACAGCTCCCGGGTACAAGTACCTTCATCTTGGATGACCAAATTTTGGACGAGGTGCAAAGTTCACAACATCTAATCTCGGGACATGGCCTGCTTCCTCCCACCCACAAAAACTCACTCTACGTCGTCTTCACCTCTGGATCAACTGGTCAGCCAAAAGGGATAGTTATCGAACACGGTGGGTATGCTATCACTGCACTAGCTCGCCAGAGCACCCTGGGTCTACACAGGGGATCTCGCGTGTTACAATTTGCCTCGTACGCTTTCGATGTCAGCATTGAAAACACTCTTGATACGCTGATCGCCGGCGGCTGTGTGTGTGTCCCGTCAGAATTACAGCGGAAGACAGACTTTGCCCGGATCGCCGACGAGTTCCAGGTCACGTATGCAGACCTGACTCCTTCTGTAGCTCGACTTCTGAGCCCCAGTGACATTCCAACCGTCAAGACCATGGTACTGGGTGGAGAAGCTATGGCCAACGAGGATGTCAAAAGATGGGCCAGTGAAGTTCGTCTCGTCAACGCCTATGGTCCGGCAGAGTGTGCTGTTACTGCTACTGTGCAACACGTTCGAGCGGTCGGTACATGCAGCAATGCAGATGCTAGCAAAATTGGACGTACATTCCCAACTGCGGGAACATGGGTAGTGGACCAATCTGACCACCAGAGGCTTCTTCCTATTGGACTGACAGGTGAGTTAGTGATTGAAGGGCCTCTTGTCGGTCGTGGGTATCTAAACTGTGGAAATGAGTCATCTCGATCAACTACCTTCTTACAAGACCAACCATCATGGAGAAGTCAATTTTCCTCTTTCCTAGGGCCCATGATCTCGCGGATGTACTGCACAGGTGACTTGGTCCAATACAACACGGATGGATCTTTGAAATATCTCGGTCGGAAAGACCAACAGGTGAAAATCCATGGACAGCGCATCGAGCTGGGAGAAATTGAATCTCAGCTTCGTATGGTTTTCCCATCAGCAACTGACGTACTGGTGGATGTTTCTGCAACCAGCAAAAACCCACGGCCGTCTCTCATATCCTTCGTCAGTTGTTTAGGTACGAAAGAAGAGACTAAAAACGGTGCAGACACAACCATACTACCATCAACGCCGTGCTTTCGAAGACAGATcgcagaagcagaagcaaagcTGCATGAAGTCCTTCCCCGCTACATGGTACCCATGGTCTTCATTCCCGTGCGAAGTATTCCTCAAACTGCAGCCGGCAAGGCCGATCGTCGCACGCTATGCCAAGCGGCCTCCGCTCTGTCTCTGGAACAAACGGAGAGTTACATGATATCCCGGGACGAAGTGCGAGCTCCATCTACCGCAATGGAAAAAGCATTGCAGGTCTTGTGGGCTAAGGTTCTGGGTATTTTACCAGAAACGATCAATGCCAGTGATGGGTTCTTCCGTGTTGGTGGAAACTCAATCCTGGCCATGAAACTTGCCGGACTAGCCAAACTGGAGGGAATCAAGTTGTCAGTTCCAGACTTGTTTGCGAACAAGTCTTTGGAGCTACTAGCGTTCGAACTCAATGCTTCTGCTCATGTGAAGGCTGAGGCTACTGTGCCGTGTTTCGACTGGGATCTGGAGGCTGCGATTCCCCAGAGTCTGGATGACGAGTTGCAGCTTTGTCTTCGGGATGAATTCCGCCGGCAGAATGAGCTCACTTTCAATAAGAGAGGAGTTGAAATTGTCCTTACTGGCTCCACAGGCCACCTAGGAGGTGAAATTCTTCGCCAATTAGTCGGCCGCGCTGACATTCGCTGTATCCATTGTGTTGCTGTCCGCCGACCAGATCCACACGCTGTTCCAAATTGGTCGGCTCATGACAATTTTGATTGGAAGACGCTGTTTGACCAGAAGGTGAAAGTCTACCAAGGAGATCTTTCATTGCCGCGCATCGGTCTATCAGAAGACGACGAAGCCAACATCTTGTCAAATTGCCGAGCCATAATTCATTGTGGTGCTCTTGTCTCGTTTGTCAGAAGCTATGATCTCATGCGAGATGTCAACGTTGGCTCGACCAGATACCTCGCCGGCTTGGCAGTAAAAGCGTCGATGGCGTTCCACTTTATCTCAACTGTGGGAGTCAACTGTGCTCCCAACCAAGAACACACAATTATTGAGGAAACTTCTGCGGCACATGCCCACCCATCTTCTGACGGTGCAGGTGGGTACATTGCCAGCAAATGGGTCAGTGAGATTTTCCTCGAGCGAGTGAATGCCCGATATGGTTTACCAGTGTCCATACACCGGCCATCCAATGTTGTTGGGCCCAATGCCTCCAAGGACGATATTATCAACAACTTGCTCGACACTTGTCGCCGGATAGGAATGGTACCCAAACTGCCGGGCTGGATTGGCTATTTCGACTTGATCGGTGCTGAGGTGGCAGCGTCAAACATCGTTGGTTCATTAGATGAGAGTCTCCAAATCGATCACAACGTCAATAGTACTCATGACGTTCAATACCGACATGAGTCTGGCGGCGCGGTCATACCGATCGatgctttgaagtcagtcatGGAGAAGACTGAAGGGAGAACTATTCGGCTTGtggatttggatgaatgGATGCAAGATGCTCGGCTCAATGCGGGCACGTCAGATCTGGTTCTAGAGTTCCTAAGGATGAGGAAGGGGAAAGGAGTCTGTATGCCATTGATCCGCAACAATCGTACGGCTTGGTTCGCTGGTGGAGCAACCCCAGGGGGTATTTTGGGGAAAGGGAAATTGTCGGAGATGAAAGGAAGAAAGATTCGTGAGGTGACTTCCCTAGTATAG
- a CDS encoding Major facilitator superfamily domain, general substrate transporter, which translates to MDVPSSRPAGYTWRSSRWFIISTVSIALFIELFLYGFQVPMLPYLFEDRLHKDPSQTQRLTAGILTLHGLVSAVSGPLIGHYADKMPNRRTPLLLSLAGCVMGTLLVAWSPSLVVLLLGRVLQGIAGSAVWIVGLATAADTVQDSGMGKVMGVIMTFASAGIISGPMVSGILLETVGYWLTWSVPIGILIVDIISRLLMIESPQNSSPASSDNLEETSTLLPTKTQIEPHDASTTVGFWVFLLRDSRVLTALAITILTTAILTSFHATLPLHTGKAFGWTPREVGIMFFLLSVPALFLSTPAGWLRDRIGVRLPITISLALHAVFHVLVGVAGDGHFPWATLQHRGPALYTSSIICLGILRPFVTGVGPVELTASVRAYEKATPGIFGPRGGLSRVYAMTDVAATSGMTIGPAIAGFLREKVGYTSMNWVFGK; encoded by the exons ATGGACGTCCCTAGCTCAAGGCCGGCTGGCTACACATGGCGCTCCTCTAGATGGTTCATCATCAGCACCGTTTCAATTGCATTGTTCATTG AATTGTTTCTGTACGGTTTCCAGGTACCTATGTTACCTTACCTATTCGAAGATCGCCTCCATAAAGATCCCTCTCAGACCCAGCGTTTGACCGCTGGAATCCTCACCCTCCATGGCCTCGTCTCTGCCGTTTCCGGTCCTTTAATAGGACATTATGCGGACAAGATGCCTAATCGCAGAACACCATTGCTTCTATCACTTGCGGGGTGTGTCATGGGAACATTATTAGTTGCGTGGTCACCGTCACTGGTTGTACTTCTCCTCGGTCGAGTGCTTCAGGGTATTGCTGGCTCTGCCGTTTGGATTGTCGGCCTAGCCACTGCAGCAGACACCGTGCAGGACAGTGGCATGGGCAAAGTGATGGGCGTGATTATGACTTTTGCTAGCGCTGGCATAATCAGCGGGCCCATGGTCTCCGGCATCCTACTAGAAACTGTAGGGTACTGGTTGACATGGAGTGTGCCCATTGGCATTTTGAttgttgatatcatctcACGTTTGTTGATGATAGAGAGTCCCCAGAATTCGAGCCCTGCTTCCTCTGATAACCTGGAAGAAACATCAACCCTTCTTCCCACGAAGACGCAAATTGAACCCCATGATGCGTCTACCACAGTCGGATTCTGGGTCTTCCTGCTTCGTGACAGTCGCGTGCTGACGGCTTTGGCTATTACTATCTTGACCACGGCCATTCTCACCAGTTTTCATGCCACACTTCCTCTGCACACAGGGAAGGCATTTGGATGGACACCAAGAGAGGTTGGAATTATGTTCTTCCTCCTCTCTGTCCCGGCTCTCTTCCTCAGCACCCCGGCTGGATGGCTACGTGACCGCATCGGGGTCCGATTACCTATCACCATCAGTCTTGCTCTCCATGCAGTCTTTCATGTCCTTGTTGGAGTGGCTGGGGATGGCCATTTCCCCTGGGCAACTTTGCAGCATCGGGGTCCCGCGCTGTACACATCTTCGATCATTTGCCTTGGTATTCTGCGACCTTTTGTGACTGGCGTTGGTCCTGTGGAACTGACTG CTTCTGTTCGAGCGTATGAGAAGGCGACTCCAGGCATCTTTGGACCTCGCGGAGGCCTCTCTCGCGTTTATGCTATGACTGACGTAGCTGCGACCAGCGGGATGACGATCGGTCCAGCCATCGCTGGATTCCTCCGGGAGAAGGTTGGCTACACTTCCATGAATTGGGTTTTCGGTAAGTGA